The Corynebacterium coyleae genome segment ACAACAGTACGCATCATGGTGGTTTGAAAACGCCGCCACCATGGAGCAGCGCGACAGCGCACACCTGCTCTCGGGCGGTGGGTTGCCTCCGGAGATCGATAGGCCACTGCTGCAGTTCGCCTGCGAAACCCTCCACGAGTACACGCTGACTGAAACCCAGCGCGTCAATCTTCGCGACGGGTTCCACTCCGGCATCCGCGGTGTCCTGATCAACATCCGCCGCAGCTAGTCGCTTTACGACGACACCGGGGCCGCCAACCACCTTGCGGCCCCGTTTTTGCGTTGCTTGCCCTGCGCTTCTCTTCTGCTTCCGGCGCCTCCCCGTCTGCCCCCCTTTCTCGAAATAGTTCCCCGCGCGGGAACTTTCTTCGGTTTCCGGCACCTTTGCCGCGACATTTCCCCAGGTCGGCAGTTCTAGACACTCGTGGTCGGACAAAATAGTTCCCGGATTCAGCGTGAACCTGGGAACTTTTTTGCGGCTGCCCCTGGCACTGACAAATATTGCAAAATTTGTCAGGCCGGATTTCTGTCCAGGCCAGATACCGGTGGCTGACAGATTACGGCGGAATGTGTCAGGAAAGGCCTAGCGCTCGGCGCCAGAGTCGGTCTCGGCGTCAGTGTCGGCATCAGCCTTAGCGTCAGCATCCGACTCGGCGTCGCGGAGGTAGGCCTCGGCGTCGCCGATGGTGTCGTCGGCAGCGCCCGCCGCTTCGGCAGCGCCAGTGTCGGCAGTCTCAGCAGAATCGGCAGCGTCCCCCTCGGAGCCGGCTTCGAGCTGGCGGTCGGCTGCGGAAGCAGAAGCACCCGAACCGGCCTCGAGCTCGCCGCCCATGGAGGCACGGATCTCGGCGAGACGGTTGGAGGCGGCCGCATCGGAAGAGCCGGACTCGATTTCGGCGATGCGATCGTTCATGGAGTCCTTCATCAACTCCTGCTGGCCAAGTGCGTTGGCGTAGCGCCGTTCGATTTTGTCGCGTACGCCGTCGAGGGTGGGCACGTCGTCAGTATTGAACTGGTTCATCGTGTCCATGGTGCGGGCCGTGTGCTCCTGCATCTTGGCCTGGTTGAGCTGGGACTCAAGCTGGGAAACCTGGGCCAGTTGCTCCTGCAGGCGGGCCTCGGACTGCTTCTGCTTTTGCTGTGCTTCCTTGGCGGCGTGGTCGGCGGAGGCGTAGGACTGCTTGGTTTGCTCAAGTTCCTGCTCGACGGACACCAGTTGGGTGGCGATGACCTCGGCGGTGGAGTTGAACTGTTGGGCCTTTTCGGTGTCGCCAGCGGCGGTGGCCTTGTCGGCAGCCTGGAGGGCGGTGCGGGCCTTGGCCTGCAGGTCGTCCTGGGACTTAATCAGGCGGTCGAGTTTCATCTGCAGCTGGTTGCGGTTGCCGATGATGTTGGCGGCCTGCTGGGTGATGTCTTGGTGCTGCTTCTTCGCGGCTGCGATGGCCTGTTGGATTTGCACCTTCGGGTCGGCATTCTCGTCGATTTTGGTGTCGAAAGACTGCATAAGGTACTTCCAGCCTTTGGTAAACGGGTTCGCCATGGTTGGGTCCTTTCGGTGTTTGTCGGTTTGGGTGCGTCGTCGTTAGGCAAGTGTACGCATGAAAAAAGCGCCCGGCAGGCGGGCGCTTGGGGGGTGAGGTCTAGTTTTCCTCGGTGTTTTGGGCTGCGATCTGACGGCGAACCTCGTCCATATCGAGGGCCTTGACCTGGCTAATCACGTCTTCGAAGGCGGCCGGCGGAAGGGCGCCAGCTTGCTGCCAAATCATGATTCCGTCGCGGAATGCCATCAGGGTAGGAATTGCCTGAATCTCAAGTGCGGCTGCGAGCTGCTGGTTCGCCTCGGTGTCGAGTTTGGCAAACGTCACGTCGGTGTGGGTCTCGGATGCCTTTTCGTAGGTTGGGGCGAACTGGCGACAGGGGCCGCACCAGGAGGCCCATGCGTCGACAAAGACGATGCCGTCCTGAGTGACGGTTTGCTCAAACGTGTCCTCGGTTACATCAATGGTGCTCAACGTTTCGCTCCTTGTTGCGTTGGGTTATCCTTTTGGGGTTGTGTCACATACAACGCGAAGAGTTTTGTCGTATTCCCACCCGTGTTGGGGACGCTTTAAGGAGGCGCTCACCAGTCATGACGAAGACCTATAAGATTTCGGGTCCTGATGACGAAGTGGCTGTTGCTTCCCTTGCAGATGAGCTTTCTCTGGTGCAGGGTGCGCATGAGGTGGACATCAATATTGAGGACGGCGTCTTGACTGTTGTCGGGTTCACGTTCACTGATGAGGATGTCCGGTTGGCTGCGGTGAACGCAGGCTACGAGTTACATTTTTGACCTATAACACCGTTTGAGGAGGCTGCGATGGCTGAGCGTACGTTCCAGGTTGAGGGCATGACCTGCGGACATTGCGAGTTGAGTGTGCAGGAGGAGGTCGGCGAGATCGCTGGTGTCACCGGTGTGAAGGCTGACCACAAGACTGGCAATGTTGTCGTGGAGGGCGAGGGCTACTCCGACGCGGATATTGCTGCTGCAGTTGAGGAAGCGGGCTACAAGCTGGCCTAAACGGGGATTTCGTCACGGGTATATGGTGGGGCCATGACTCAACCTCCAGTGGCGTTGCAACATATTGAGCTCGGCGTAACGGGGATGACCTGTTCGTCGTGCTCTTCGCGTATTCAGCGCAAGTTGAACAAGCTTGATGGCGTTGATGCGTCGGTAAATTACTCCACCGAGACTGCGACTGTTTCGTTTGATCCGTCGTCGACGTCGACGCAGTTGCTTATCGACGAAGTCCGCGCCGCCGGCTACGACGCCTTTGAAATGGGTGACGAAAACGGTGGGGAAGCCGGTGAGGACGGGGGGTCGTCGACAAGCAATGCTCTCGATGAGGCGCGCGATGAAGAGGCCGAGTATTTAAAGCGCACGACGATTTGGTCGGCGCTGGTGTCGCTGCCGGTGATGCTGGTGAGCATGATCCACGGGCTGCAGTTCCCGAATTGGGAGTTTGCGGCGCTGGCTGCGACGACGCTGGTGTTTTTCTCCGCGGGCAGTGTGTTCCACCGTGCGACGTGGGTGAATCTGAAGCACGGCGCGATGACCATGGACACGCTGATCACGCTGGGTACGTCGGCGGCGTACCTGTGGTCGATTTGGGCACTGTTTGTTGGTGGCCCAGGCGAACCGGTGTACCTCGAGACCGCGTGTGTCGTGATCACGTTCCTGCTCTTGGGTAGGTGGTTTGAGACGCGCGCGAAAGGGCAGTCCTCGGAAGCGCTGCGCGAACTGCTGAGCATGGGCGCCAAGGACGCGGCGGTGATCCGCGGGGATAAAGAGGTCCGGGTGCCGATCTCGCAGGTAGTTGTGGGGGATCGTTTCGTGGTTCGCCCTGGTGAGAAGGTGGCCACGGATGGGCGTGTGATCTCGGGGCATTCAGCTATCGACGAATCCATGCTGACCGGCGAGTCCGTCCCGGTGGAGGTCGGCGAGGGCTCGATGGTCACCGGCGCGACCCTGAACACGTCGGGACGTCTGGTGGTGGAGGCCACCCGTGTCGGCTCGGAAACGACGCTGGCGCAGATGGGGCAGCTGGTCAAGGACGCGCAGGCTGGCAAGGCGCCGGTGGAGCGTCTGGTGGACCGGATCTCGCAGGTGTTTGTGCCGACGGTTGTTGTGGTTTCCCTGATCACGCTGGTGGGGCACCTGCTGGTGGGCCATGCGGTGGAGGACGCGTTTACGGCGGCGGTGGCGGTGTTGATCATCGCCTGCCCGTGCGCGTTGGGCCTGGCCACGCCGACGGCGATCTTGGTGGGTACCGGCCGTGGCGCCCAGATGGGGTTGTTGATTAAGGGCCCGGATGTGCTGGAATCCACACGCCAGGTGGACACGGTGGTGATGGATAAGACCGGCACGGTGACCACTGGTCAGATGGGTGTGGCTGATGTGCTGCCTGGCCCGGGCTACGAGGCCGATGAGGTGCTGCGCCTGGCTGCCGGTGTGGAGGCGGGTTCCGAGCACCCGATCGCACAGGCGATTGTGGAGGCCGCCGATGAGGTTCCTGAGGCAACCGGATTTGAGAATTTGCCAGGTCAGGGGGCTTCTGCGCGTATCGACGACACCCTCGTCCGCGTCGGCCGCCCCACCGGAGAGCTTGGTGCCCTGGCGGATGCGTTCACGGAGGCCGAGCAGCGCGGCGCGACCGCGGTTGCCGTGGAGGTCGACGGTGTTGTGGCCGGTGTGATCGCGGTGCGCGACACGGTGAAGGAGGACTCGCGCGATGCCGTCGCACGCCTGCGCGACTTGGGGATGACCCCTCACCTGCTCACTGGCGACAACCAGGGCGCAGCGGAGGCGGTGGCGGCTGAGGTGGGGATCGATCCCGCAAACGTCACCGCTGGCGTGCTGCCGGAGGACAAGGTCAACGTGGTCAAACGGCTGCAGGACTCGGGTCACCGGGTGGCTATGATCGGCGACGGTGTCAACGACGCCGCCGCCCTCGCCCAAGCGGACCTTGGTATGGCGATGGGAGCCGGCACCGACGTGGCCATTGAGGCGTCCGACATTACGTTGATGCATTCCTCGCTACGTTCCGCCGTGGACGCAATCCGCCTGTCGCGCAAAACGTTGAAGACCATCAAGGGCAACCTGTTCTGGGCGTTCGCCTACAACGTGCTGCTCATTCCGGTGGCTGCGCTGGGCTTCTTGGACCCGATGCTTGCCGGAATTGCGATGGCCTTCTCGTCAGTATTTGTGGTGTCCAACTCGCTGCGCCTGCGCGCGTTCAAGTCGGAATAGTGAAGTGCGACTACCTGCTGAAATAAAGTACATGCAACAAGGTGTTCGACTTATTAAGTGAAACATTACGTTCGACTTGATGTCTTTTCAGACGTGAGACAGGACGCCGCCGACAACCGATACGCCATCGTCACCGCAGCTAGACAGTTGCTTGTGGACGAAGGGCCACACGTGTCCATGCGCACTATCGCCGGAGCTGCCAAAGTCGGAGTCGCAACGGTGACGCGCCACTTCCCGGAGCGCACGGACCTGTACGACGCCGTGAGCGAACAAACCTTGAACGACATTGTTCAGATCCTCGACGATCACTCCGTCGAATTCACGGTAGATACGCGAAAGGCTTGGCGCGACACCATCCATGCAATCGGCAACCTAGGGCTTGCGGCTATCGCTCAGGGATCCGCCGAAAAGCGTGCTGCGGAAGTGCGGGAGATCTACGACGGGCTCCTCGCTCCCGCGAAGCGAGCCAAGCTCTGTCCCGCAGACCTGGATCCGTTGGAGTTGCACTTCTCGCTTGGCATTGTGAGCCGACCGCTGCCTGCCCCAGCGCCTGACGTCATCCGCTGGGATAGCATGACGCACAAAATGATCGACACGCTACTCGACGGCTGGGAAGCTCAAGCACACTCAGCTGAATATTAAGTTCCGAGTTTTCGCAGGCCACGGCCTAAACTCCCCCTGCATGAACACTGATCAACAGCTCACGCGCACTGAGCGCCTCGACCGCCTTCCTGTCACCCCGAAACACAAACGCCTGCTTGTCGGCTCCGGCATTGGCTGGGCGCTGGACGCGATGGACATCGGCTTGGTGTCGTTCATCATCGCAGCACTCGCCATCCACTGGGATCTAGACAAGACCACGACGAGTTGGATCGCGTCGGTTGGGTTTATCGGTATGGCGATCGGCGCGTCGCTCGGCGGGTTGCTCGCCGACAAGATCGGACGCCGCCAGGTGTTCGCCGCGACGCTGCTGCTCTACGGGTTGGCCACGGGCGCGTCGGCGCTGGCGTGGTCGGTCGCGTCGCTGATCGTGTTCCGCTTCCTGGTGGGCTTGGGCCTCGGCGCGGAACTTCCCGTTGCGTCCACACTGGTCAGCGAGTTTTCTCCACGTAAGGTGCGCGGGCGCATGGTGGTGCTGCTCGAAGCGTTTTGGGCGGTGGGTTGGATTCTGGCGGCGGTGATCGGCACGTTTGTCGTCGCTAATGGCGAGACCGGTTGGCGCTGGGGCTTCGCCATCGGCGCGCTACCCGCCCTGTACGCGATCGTGGTGCGCCTGGGCCTGCCGGAATCGGTGCGCTTCCTGGAATCCAAGGGCCGCCACGACGAGGCTGAGGAGATCGTGCGCTCCTTCGAGGCGGAGGCCGACCCCGCAAACTACGACACCACCGTGCCTGCACAGGAGGAGCCGATCCAAGGTGGCATCTGGGGCGCTGCTTTGCGACGACGCACCGCCGCCTTCTGGACCGTCTGGTTCTGCGTGTCGCTGTCCTACTACGGCGCCTTCATCTGGATCCCATCCCTGCTGGTGGAGCAGGGTTTCTCGCTCGTGCGGTCATTCACGTTCACGCTGATTATCACGCTTGCGCAGTTGCCGGGCTACGCGGTTGCCGCCTGGCTCATCGAGGTCTGGGGGCGCAGGACGACCCTGTCCGTGTTCCTCGCAGGGTCTGCGGTCTCCGCGTTCGGCTTCGGCATGGCGAGTGCCGAGTGGCAGATCATCCTCGCGGGCTGCCTGCTGTCGTTCTTCAATCTCGGCGCATGGGGCGCGCTGTACGCGATCGGCCCGGAGCTCTACCCCACCGCGATCCGCGCGACCGGCACCGGCGCGGGTGCCGCGTTCGGCCGCATCGGTTCGATCCTCGCCCCGCTCGTGGTCCCGCCGGTGCTGGCGTTCGGCGGCTCGACCGCAGTGTTCGGCGTGTTTGCCGCAGCGTTCCTGCTGGCGTGCGTCGCTGCGTTTACGTTGCCGGAGCAAAAGGGAGTTGCGCTTGCCTAGCGACGACACCACGTACCATCGCACTCATCCCCCGTTCCCGTGTTAAGGATTGCCATGCGTCGCGTACTCGCCCCCTTGTCTCTGCTGACCGCCTTGTTGCTCGCCGGTTGCGCGGGTGGGACCGGCGAGCCGGAGACCATCGTGGTCACCTCGACCGAAGTCGTCGACGCACCCGCACCTGAATCGGCGCCGGAGGCGAATCCCGAAACCGAGCCGGAATCCGAACCCGAGGCTGCACCAGCACCAGAGCAGCCCGCTGCCCCGCTAGCCGGAGCGTTCGAACTCGACCCGGCGTACAAAGGTCAGGTCGGCGGCAAGTGCGGCATGACACCCGACGGCGCGAAGATCTCAGTCGGCGACACCACCTCCTGCGACCTCGCGGCAGCGGCCTACCCACATGCGATTAACGCCACGTGGGCCTGGAGTAACAAACCAAACGTAACGTCGGTGCCGTTCACGAATATCTCCGGTGTACCCAGCCCCATCACCGGCGGTGCGTATGACCTGCGCTGCGCTGTCGGATCTTCGGGGCAGACGATGAGCTGCTACGGCCCGGACAACGACCCGTACATGACCTACGAGCTCGAGATGACCACAACGTGGCACCCGCGCATCAACATCGTTGGGGAGTACCCACACAACTAACTAACCGTGGGCCATGTTGACAAAGCGCGAGTAGTGCAGCTGGTGCGCCACCGGGATGGTGTCAATCGGGCCGCCACGGTGCTTGGCCACGATGATGTCGGCTTCGCCGGCGCGCTCGTCGTCACGATCCTGTGAGTCCGGGCGGTACAGCAGGAACACCATGTCGGCGTCCTGCTCCAGCGAGCCCGACTCACGCAGGTCAGCCAACTGCGGGCGCTTGTCGGTACGTGCTTCGGGGCCACGGTTGAGCTGCGAAATCGCAATGACCGGCACCTCGAGCTCCTTGGCCAACAGCTTGAGGTGGCGGGAGAACTCCGAGACCTCCTGCTGGCGGGACTCAACGCGCTTGCCGGAGCTCATCAGCTGCAGGTAGTCCACCACAACCAGGTCCAGGCCGTGCTGCTGCTTGAGGCGGCGTGCCTTGGAGCGAATCTCCATCATGGTGAGGTTCGGGGAGTCGTCGATAAATAGCGGCGCATCCTGGATCTCCGTGAGGCGCTTGGTCAGCTTCTCCCAGTCGCGCTCCTCCATCTGGCCGGAACGCATCGCGGAAAGCTTGATCTCCGTCTCGGCGGAGAGCATGCGCATGATGATCTCGGAGGCACTCATTTCCAGCGAGAAGATCACGCTGGTTTTGCCCTGGTGGATCGAGCAGGAGCGCATGAAGTCCAGCGCTAGTGTCGACTTACCCACACCAGGACGTGCTGCGATGATGATCATCTGGCCGGCGTGAAGGCCGTTGGTGAGCTTGTCTAGGTCGATAAACCCAGTCGGCACGCCGGCCTCGAGGGCACCGCCGGATGCGATCATGGTCAGCTCGTCGATAGTTGGCTTGAGCAATTCCGAGAGCGGACGGTAATCCTCGCCCACGTTATTGCGGGAAATGGAGAACACCTTCTGCTGCGCATGGTCGACGAGCGCTTCGATCTCCATGCCCTCTTCGCCCTCGTAGCCCAACTGGACCACCTGGGTGCCGGCGTTAACCAGCTGGCGCAGGATCGACTTCTCTTCGACGATCTCCGCGTAGTAGCCGGCGTTCGCCGACGTCGGCACCTCAGAGATCAGCGTGTGCAGATACGGGGCGCCACCGACGCGCTCCAGTTCGTTGAGACGGTCCAAGCGTGCCGCGACAATGAGCACGTCGACGGAGCTTCCCTGGGAGAACAGGTCCAGAATCGCCTGGTAGATAAGCTGGTGCGCCGGGTGGTAAAAGTCATCCGGCCGCAGCCCGTCGGCCACGTCCAGGATCACGTCCGGGTTGAGCAGCATTGCGCCGAGGACGGAACGCTCCGCGCGCTCGTCGTGGGGTGGGGTGCGGTACTCCTGCTGGACGTCACCACGGTTGTTGCCGTACTTGTTGTAGCGCTTCTGGCCACCCTTGCCGTTGCCACCGAAGTTATCGCCGCCGGCGAAGCGGTTGGAGCCGCCAGTGTTTTGTTCGAAGTCGGCGAAGTCCCCAAAGTCGCCGTAGTCCGCTACCGGCTCCGGTGGTGGTACGTAGTCGTCGAAGCTGTCGTTCGCACCCATGTTTTCCCCTTTCACTGTGGCTATGACACTACCCTCTCCTCCGACATTTTCTAGACCCACCAGACGAGTTATCCACAGGGGCTGTGAAATCTTTCGACATTGTGCGGGTAGTTATTCACAAGTCATCCACCCAGCTTGTGGAGAACTTGTGTACAGCGACACCAAACCCGCAGGAACTTATCCCAAACGCGCAGGTCAAACGCTATTCATCCAAACCCCACGCTCCGGGTGTAGCCGGGGGATAACTTCTCACCACGGGGTTTGACAAAGCACATTTCAACAGTTTCGGACCCCTTTTTTGGCCCCTGCAGCCACGTGCCCAGGCACTTTGGATCCACACTTATCCACATCAATCACACGCCATGACAACTGTTCCGCAGTTACAGTGCATACATGGAAACACGAGGCATTCTTTGGATCTACGCCATCGCAATGGTGGTGTTCCCTGCGGCGTGGATAAGCCTGTTGCGCCTGATCGGCGGCGGCTGGGAGTTTCGGACTGCCACGGCGCTCTTCGGCACCTTCGAGGCCGCGACCACATTGCTCGCGCTGGGTGGTGCCACGTGGTTCACCGCCGCGGCGCGCGGTCGCAAGAAAATAGGCGCACTGGTCACGGTGTGGCTCGCAACCGCCTGCCTCGTCGTCGGCTGGGGCTCGATGGCCGTTGCGCATTGGGAGGAGTACCAGGCCGACATGGCGTTGCCGATCATCAACTTGTTCATGCTCCTCATCCCAGTCGGCACGGTGCTTGTCTTCGCCGCCGCCATCGCCGAGTCCGCATCACGCGCGCGAAGCAAACGCCAGCGGTAGCACCTCCACCCCGTACCGTTCCGCAAGGTCGGCTGCCGCAACCGTGACCGACCAACCGGAATCCACCTCCCCGGTCAGCAGCAGCACGGGGCCTGTCTCCACCTCGAGGCCCGTGTAGTCGTAGTACCGGTCAAGCCCGTTGACGCGAAACGCCGAGTTTCGTGCTTCTACCTCGCGCGATGGCGTATCGACGACCCCACCAAACCGCATCTGCCCCACCCTTGCCAGCGCTTCTGCGGTAGCCACGATCATCTCGTTTCGTGCCGGATCAGCATCGCCCAAAGCGACGACAGTGGTGGGGCGTTCCTCCCAGGCCCAGTCCGCGAGCACCGCCACGAACCGGCCCAGCCAGGCATCCTCACGCCAGTTGCTCAGCGGCCGGTAGGTGTTCGCCCGCAGCAGCTCTGCCAGGGCGGGACCGCGGGCGACGTCGTTGAGACGCCCCAACGCTTTGCCTTGCAGCACGCCCTTGATCTTGCCGCGGCGCGCGGAGCCGGTCGGCCACATTTTGCGTTGGGTAAGTTGGACGCCGGGGGCGCGCAGTTGTTCGTCCATACGCTGCGCCAACGCAGCGTCCACGTCCACTGGCAGGTGATTGCCGGTGCAGTTGTCGCAGCGCCCGCAACGCTCATCGGGCGCGAGAGTGGGGTCGTCGAGTTCACGACGTAGAAACGCTATGCGGCACCCGTCCGTGGCTTCGTAAGCCAGCATCAGGTCTTGTTCGCGCTTACGCGCTTCGGCGAGCCCGCCGTAGCGCTCGTGGTCATACTCCCAGGCAGCACCGGTGGACACCCAGCCGCCCTTCACGCGACGCACGGCGCCGTCGACGTCGAGAACCTTCAGGGCCTGGTCGATACGCGTACGGGAGAGGTCCACGAAGTTCTCCAGCCGAGGTGTGGAGAACGGCTCCTCGCTTAGCGCGCCGAGAAGTTGGCGCACCACGTGTTCCTCCGGCATGGACACGGACGCGAAGTAGTCCCACACGCGCTCGTCCTCAGGCCCGGGCAGCAACACGACCTCAGCGTGGTCGGTAGCACGCCCGGCGCGGCCGATCTGCTGGTAGTAACTCACTGGCGACGACGGCGCCCCCAGGTGCACAACAAACCCCAGGTCGGGTTTGTCGAAGCCCATGCCCAGCGCGGACGTAGCCACGAGCGCTTTGAGTTCGTTGTCGATCAGGGCGCGCTCGAGGCGTTCGCGCTCCTCCGCTTCGGTGCGTCCGGTGTACGCGGCGACGTTCCAGCCAGCGTTTTCGAGTGCCTCGGCGAGGTCGTGCGCAGCGGCGACGGTCAGGCAATAGATGATGCCGGAGCCGTTGACATAGGCGAGGTACTGCGCGATCCACGCCGCGCGCTGGGTTGGGTCCGGCAACTGCACCACGTTCAGCGCGAGCGACTCGCGGTCCAGCCCGCCACGCAGCACACCGGTGTTCTCGCCGAGTTGAGCCACAACGTCAGCCACCACACGGTCGTTCGCGGTCGCTGTCGTGGCGAGGACCGGGGTGGCCTCCGGGAGGTCGTCGATTAGCACCGCAATACGGCGATAATCGGGGCGGAAGTCGTGGCCCCAGTCCGAAATACAGTGCGCCTCGTCCACCACCAACATCCCCGCAGAACGCGCCAGTTGTGGAAGCACCTGCTCTCTAAAATCCGGCGCGTTGAGGCGCTCTGGGCTGATTAGCAGCAGGTCATAGTCGTTCAGGTGCGCTTGGATCTCGTCCCACTCCGTCATATTCGCGGAGTTGATCGTCGCCGCACGAATCCCCGCGCGCGCCGCCGACTCCACCTGGTTACGCATCAACGCCAACAGCGGCGACACAATGATCGACGGCCCCGCACCCGCCTCACGCAGCAACTTCGCCGCGATGAAGTACACCGCCGACTTACCCCAACCGGTGCGCTGCACGACAAGCATGCGTTTGCGCTGGTTCACTAACGCATCGATGGCGGTCCACTGGTCGTCGCGAAGCATGGCTTCGGGGCCCGCAATGCCTTTGAGAAGTTCGTCTGCTTGTGTGCGCGTCGCTGTCATGGCGCAACCCTATAACACCGCCACGACACGGCCCAGGCCTGCAGATACAGTAGTATCAGCGTCATGGAATCATTCGACGAGTCGGAAGTCGCGAGCTACGAGGAAACACGGCGACTTACGCACGCTGAGCTCGATCGTATTTTCAACGAGCGCGCTAACCTCATGGCGCGACTCAAGGACGCTTAACCAAACTCCCCTTCTGCCCAGTCCGCCATGAACTCGGCGATGCCGTGGGGGTCCGCGAGGAAGTCGCGCATCGCCCGAAACGCCAGCGTGTCCTCTGCGGCGAGGTTGCGCTCCACGCCGTCGTCGCTGATCTCGACGATCTCCGCACCCGGGATCGCCGCCACAATGGGCGAATGCGTGACGACGACTACCTGCGCCCCCACTTCACCCAACGCATGCAACTGCGCCAGTAGGGCCATTTGGGCGACGGGGGACAGGCCGGACTCGGGCTCGTCGAGAAGATACAGCGCGTTGGGGATCAGCCGCGATGTCAGTTCGAGGACCGATTCGCCGTGGGAGCGCCCGCCGAATTCGGTGATGCGCGTATGTGTTTCGCCGCGCAGGAAGTAGCCGACTTTCGCCCGCGGGCCGGTGGTCAGGGTGAGCACGCCGTAAAGCGGGTCGTGGGCGCCCGCCTTCTCCACACCCCACGTGCCGCCTTCCAACGTGAACCCCCAGGCCCGCGCCATTCCCTCCAGCAGCGTGGACTTGCCCACCCCGTTGCCGCCAGTAATCACCGTAATCGGCCGCCTAAAGGCAAACCCGAACTCGGCGACGTGCGCGATGGCCGGGGTCTCCACAGTCCACGGCGGTGCGGCTTGGGCGTCGACGTCGACGCGTTGGATGAACATCATGGTCCCACCAGGTAGCGGGCGGTGCCGGTTGGGTCGTTGATGAATTCGCGGGTGGCGGTGACGGGCTCGCAGTCGTCGAAAAGCACAGGCTCGAGGTCGGGAACATGCAGGATGCGGGCGTCTGGGATGGCAAGGAGCACAGGCGAATGCGTTGCGACGACCACCTGTGCCCCACGCCGCGCGAGCACCGTCAGCAGGCCGAGGAGTTCGAGTTGGGAGAAGATGGAGAGGCCGTCTTCGGGCTCGTCGAGAAGAATTAGCGAGTCCGGGCCGAAGCGGGTGCGCGCCAGGTCCATGATGCCCTGGCCGTGGCTGCGTCTGGTGAGGCCTACAAGCGGGTCGGCGGGCCCCAGGCTCTCGTGGTATTCCGCAAGGTCAAGGTATGTTTCGCCGCGCAGGAAGTAGACGTCGCGGGGGTTTTCGCGGCGCGTCAGCGTGAGCGAGCGGTGCAGGGCCGAATGGTCTGCGGCGGTAAAGCGCGCGTGGCGCGAACCGCCAGCAGCGTTGGCGCCCATGGCCACGGCGATCGCCTCGACGAGCGTGGATTTTCCGGAACCGTTATCGCCGGTCAACAGCGTGACCTGGCCTAACTCGAGCGGCGTTTGTTGGAGGGAGTGCACCACCGACAGATCACGCGCGTAGCCCTGGACAGGAGCATCAATGCGCACACGGGTAAGAAACATGGGGCTACCGCCAGTTCTCAATCTTCAAGCCGCCAACCCGTGAAAACTCTTTCTCGTTGGCGGTGACTAGGACTAAGTCTTGTCGGATCGCTTGGGCCGCAATCCATAGATCGTTAGCC includes the following:
- the dnaB gene encoding replicative DNA helicase yields the protein MGANDSFDDYVPPPEPVADYGDFGDFADFEQNTGGSNRFAGGDNFGGNGKGGQKRYNKYGNNRGDVQQEYRTPPHDERAERSVLGAMLLNPDVILDVADGLRPDDFYHPAHQLIYQAILDLFSQGSSVDVLIVAARLDRLNELERVGGAPYLHTLISEVPTSANAGYYAEIVEEKSILRQLVNAGTQVVQLGYEGEEGMEIEALVDHAQQKVFSISRNNVGEDYRPLSELLKPTIDELTMIASGGALEAGVPTGFIDLDKLTNGLHAGQMIIIAARPGVGKSTLALDFMRSCSIHQGKTSVIFSLEMSASEIIMRMLSAETEIKLSAMRSGQMEERDWEKLTKRLTEIQDAPLFIDDSPNLTMMEIRSKARRLKQQHGLDLVVVDYLQLMSSGKRVESRQQEVSEFSRHLKLLAKELEVPVIAISQLNRGPEARTDKRPQLADLRESGSLEQDADMVFLLYRPDSQDRDDERAGEADIIVAKHRGGPIDTIPVAHQLHYSRFVNMAHG
- a CDS encoding RecQ family ATP-dependent DNA helicase; translated protein: MTATRTQADELLKGIAGPEAMLRDDQWTAIDALVNQRKRMLVVQRTGWGKSAVYFIAAKLLREAGAGPSIIVSPLLALMRNQVESAARAGIRAATINSANMTEWDEIQAHLNDYDLLLISPERLNAPDFREQVLPQLARSAGMLVVDEAHCISDWGHDFRPDYRRIAVLIDDLPEATPVLATTATANDRVVADVVAQLGENTGVLRGGLDRESLALNVVQLPDPTQRAAWIAQYLAYVNGSGIIYCLTVAAAHDLAEALENAGWNVAAYTGRTEAEERERLERALIDNELKALVATSALGMGFDKPDLGFVVHLGAPSSPVSYYQQIGRAGRATDHAEVVLLPGPEDERVWDYFASVSMPEEHVVRQLLGALSEEPFSTPRLENFVDLSRTRIDQALKVLDVDGAVRRVKGGWVSTGAAWEYDHERYGGLAEARKREQDLMLAYEATDGCRIAFLRRELDDPTLAPDERCGRCDNCTGNHLPVDVDAALAQRMDEQLRAPGVQLTQRKMWPTGSARRGKIKGVLQGKALGRLNDVARGPALAELLRANTYRPLSNWREDAWLGRFVAVLADWAWEERPTTVVALGDADPARNEMIVATAEALARVGQMRFGGVVDTPSREVEARNSAFRVNGLDRYYDYTGLEVETGPVLLLTGEVDSGWSVTVAAADLAERYGVEVLPLAFASRA
- a CDS encoding AAA family ATPase, with the translated sequence MMFIQRVDVDAQAAPPWTVETPAIAHVAEFGFAFRRPITVITGGNGVGKSTLLEGMARAWGFTLEGGTWGVEKAGAHDPLYGVLTLTTGPRAKVGYFLRGETHTRITEFGGRSHGESVLELTSRLIPNALYLLDEPESGLSPVAQMALLAQLHALGEVGAQVVVVTHSPIVAAIPGAEIVEISDDGVERNLAAEDTLAFRAMRDFLADPHGIAEFMADWAEGEFG
- a CDS encoding AAA family ATPase, translated to MFLTRVRIDAPVQGYARDLSVVHSLQQTPLELGQVTLLTGDNGSGKSTLVEAIAVAMGANAAGGSRHARFTAADHSALHRSLTLTRRENPRDVYFLRGETYLDLAEYHESLGPADPLVGLTRRSHGQGIMDLARTRFGPDSLILLDEPEDGLSIFSQLELLGLLTVLARRGAQVVVATHSPVLLAIPDARILHVPDLEPVLFDDCEPVTATREFINDPTGTARYLVGP